A stretch of DNA from Schistocerca americana isolate TAMUIC-IGC-003095 chromosome 3, iqSchAmer2.1, whole genome shotgun sequence:
GCGATAGATAAACAGGGTGTTTCAACGTCTTTGCATCAGAGGTCTAGGGTGATACTTCACGTCGAGGGGAACAACTTCTGTCAGAGAgaaaatgttcgctgacgcttaAGAGTGATGGTAGACATCATTTTGTATTGGTTATGCCCCAGCGAGGTGGCAAAGAGTAGTCAATCTGTGGCGCGCGAACgccttgtgtgttgcctataatccagtcatTTGCTCCGTATGAATGGGAGTAGGCCAAACGAAATTAAAGTTCCTCATTAGCTTCTAAAATATCACTATTCATTTCGAGAAAGTgttcttaaggttttcttgttgaaaatcactctttCAGTAAACTGGGGTGTATAGTACACAGCGCATCTGGTTAGCAGGTTCAGCtttcggtgaaatctcgtcgtccgAGGGATGACGAGTGCTGAAGGATGTCTAAAGTGACCGGGAAGTGACAGCGAATACGTTATCTGTGACAAAAGTTGTTCCCGATGACGAGATCTATCAACTGTAGAGGTTTGATTCGAAGAGGTTCGATTATAATTGACTGGGCTAACTAGGACAACAATTTTTGGTATAtatcgatacttttgatcacgtagtgtctCTTGAAAGACACACTGCACAGACGACACTACAGCTCTCAAGTTGTAATTTACAATGTTTGGAACTCTCGACGAGGAAAACTGCGTCACACGAAGTAGTTCAGTCTATACTGCACTCGTCTGTCGTTCTGCAGCCACTCCTCATTTACAAAGAGGAGCTCCGACTCCTTCTGGCTGCGAGTGTCGCTTGTCCCAGGAACTTCAGTGAAGAAGCACGAAGGAAGAGTGAGTCCGCCCAGCGAGGCACTCCAGAAGGGCGTCGTCTCAGTCGAGTATGCACGACAGGCAGCTGAGGAAGTAGAAGGAGAAGCCGTCGGCGTCCGCGTCCTTGCCCTTGTGCTTCTTGTCCTTCTTGGCAGTCTTCTTCCTCTGCAGGCAGCCGGTGGCGGTGGCGCCCGCGTGGCGCCCCACGGGGCTGGAGCTCTTGCGCCTGCTGCGGCCGCCGCCCACCCTCGGGGCGGACATCTTGTCCAGGTGGGCCTCCAGGTGCTTGGGCGGCGGCCCCGCGGGCGGCGCCCCCGGCCGGTTGATGCGGTCCAGGAAGAAGACGGCGTCCTCCCCGGAGATGAGGCCGCTGCGCATCGGCCCGTCGACGAAGTCCTGCAGCGACATGAAGGGGTAGCGCACGGCGTACAGCAGCGCGTCGCCGGCCTCGTCGCGCAGGTCGTCGGCGCTCAGCGGCCGCTGCGAGCAGAGGCAGCGGCAGCGCGCCCAGCGCACCACCGCGGCGAACAGCAGCGCCTCCGACGAGGGCGCGAAGGAGTCGCGCGTCACCACCTCGAGCAGCTCGTCGCGCGACAGGTCCTCCAGCTGCTCCAGCGACAGCACGTCGTCGGCGCGCTCGTCGCAGAACTG
This window harbors:
- the LOC124607393 gene encoding BTB/POZ domain-containing protein 1-like — protein: MCSAISTTPLLAKRCESTLPNEADSDVTFLVGPDGCRVPGHRSVLAAANPVFRCMFEGPLACGHSVTVPDVPWRGFANLLRFLYQEPVQLPTVQTALATLYAAHKYQCHGLQLLCTQHLAASLDTSCVLEVFSNVRVYCDSFGCVTKAAPEGDEWAPSAPPSDGDEQTALAADAEEAAGLEAVVAGYAALRQRCLQFCDERADDVLSLEQLEDLSRDELLEVVTRDSFAPSSEALLFAAVVRWARCRCLCSQRPLSADDLRDEAGDALLYAVRYPFMSLQDFVDGPMRSGLISGEDAVFFLDRINRPGAPPAGPPPKHLEAHLDKMSAPRVGGGRSRRKSSSPVGRHAGATATGCLQRKKTAKKDKKHKGKDADADGFSFYFLSCLSCILD